One Oryza sativa Japonica Group chromosome 8, ASM3414082v1 DNA window includes the following coding sequences:
- the LOC9272445 gene encoding cyclin-D1-2 isoform X2 yields MGAPATAASGGGDDDDRDVVFEYLLCTEEDAASAGSFFQQLQGPAPAVSSSPSTTTATAPAAAGSCDDGGEEEEEEVWTVDVVAELIGGEAERSHSPRADYPGRLRSGRPADLAARADSVAWILKVRELYGMLPVTAYLAVSYMDRFLSLHRLPMEDARYIFEHRTIFRMELLVLDALDWRLRSITPFTFMYLFADKVDPNGKHIRELIHQATQVTLATIHDTEFLDHCPSSIAAAAVLCASSEIMQLVSIDHGTLVSWRIIGLDEEAIIRCYRLMQQLISSNNVGRESTEITMATTTTTATTAVSSEEVVSSSPPSKRRKM; encoded by the exons ATGGGGGCGCCGGCGAccgccgccagcggcggcggcgacgacgacgacagagACGTCGTGTTCGAGTACCTCCTTTGCACGGAGGAGGACGCCGCCTCGGCCGGGTCCTTCTTCCAGCAGCTACAGGGCCCGGCGCCCGCcgtgtcgtcgtcgccatcaacgacgacggcgacggcgccggctgcTGCTGGTAGCTGCGATgatggcggagaggaggaggaggaggaggtgtggACGGTCGACGTCGTCGCGGAGCTcatcggcggcgaggccgagcgcTCGCACTCGCCGCGGGCGGACTACCCCGGCCGCCTCCGGTCCGGCCGccccgccgacctcgccgcccgcgccgactCCGTCGCGTGGATCCTGAAG GTGAGAGAGTTGTACGGTATGCTTCCGGTGACGGCCTACCTCGCCGTCAGCTACATGGACCGCTTCCTCTCCCTCCACCGTCTCCCG ATGGAGGATGCAAGATACATATTTGAGCATCGGACAATTTTTCGGATGGAGCTTCTAGTCCTTGATGCGCTAGATTGGAGGCTTCGATCGATAACACCCTTCACTTTCATGTACTTGTTTGCTGACAAGGTCGATCCAAATGGCAAGCACATCAGGGAATTGATCCATCAAGCCACTCAAGTAACATTAGCCACAATTCATG ACACTGAGTTCTTGGATCACTGCCCATCATCcatcgcagcagcagcagtgctaTGCGCCTCCAGTGAGATCATGCAACTTGTGTCCATTGATCATGGAACTCTGGTTAGCTGGCGCATTATTGGCCTTGACGAG GAAGCAATCATCAGGTGCTACCGGCTAATGCAGCAATTGATATCTAGTAACAATGTTGGGAGAGAATCGACAGAGATAAcaatggcgacgacgacgacgacggcgacaactGCTGTGAGCTCAGAGGAGGTTGTGTCCTCTTCTCCCCCAtcaaagaggaggaagatgtgA
- the LOC9272445 gene encoding cyclin-D1-2 isoform X1 gives MGAPATAASGGGDDDDRDVVFEYLLCTEEDAASAGSFFQQLQGPAPAVSSSPSTTTATAPAAAGSCDDGGEEEEEEVWTVDVVAELIGGEAERSHSPRADYPGRLRSGRPADLAARADSVAWILKVRELYGMLPVTAYLAVSYMDRFLSLHRLPGNGWAMQLLAVTCLSLAAKMEETLVPSILDLQMEDARYIFEHRTIFRMELLVLDALDWRLRSITPFTFMYLFADKVDPNGKHIRELIHQATQVTLATIHDTEFLDHCPSSIAAAAVLCASSEIMQLVSIDHGTLVSWRIIGLDEEAIIRCYRLMQQLISSNNVGRESTEITMATTTTTATTAVSSEEVVSSSPPSKRRKM, from the exons ATGGGGGCGCCGGCGAccgccgccagcggcggcggcgacgacgacgacagagACGTCGTGTTCGAGTACCTCCTTTGCACGGAGGAGGACGCCGCCTCGGCCGGGTCCTTCTTCCAGCAGCTACAGGGCCCGGCGCCCGCcgtgtcgtcgtcgccatcaacgacgacggcgacggcgccggctgcTGCTGGTAGCTGCGATgatggcggagaggaggaggaggaggaggtgtggACGGTCGACGTCGTCGCGGAGCTcatcggcggcgaggccgagcgcTCGCACTCGCCGCGGGCGGACTACCCCGGCCGCCTCCGGTCCGGCCGccccgccgacctcgccgcccgcgccgactCCGTCGCGTGGATCCTGAAG GTGAGAGAGTTGTACGGTATGCTTCCGGTGACGGCCTACCTCGCCGTCAGCTACATGGACCGCTTCCTCTCCCTCCACCGTCTCCCG GGTAATGGATGGGCAATGCAGCTGCTTGCAGTCACCTGCCTCTCCCTTGCCGCCAAGATGGAGGAAACTCTAGTGCCATCCATCCTAGATTTACAG ATGGAGGATGCAAGATACATATTTGAGCATCGGACAATTTTTCGGATGGAGCTTCTAGTCCTTGATGCGCTAGATTGGAGGCTTCGATCGATAACACCCTTCACTTTCATGTACTTGTTTGCTGACAAGGTCGATCCAAATGGCAAGCACATCAGGGAATTGATCCATCAAGCCACTCAAGTAACATTAGCCACAATTCATG ACACTGAGTTCTTGGATCACTGCCCATCATCcatcgcagcagcagcagtgctaTGCGCCTCCAGTGAGATCATGCAACTTGTGTCCATTGATCATGGAACTCTGGTTAGCTGGCGCATTATTGGCCTTGACGAG GAAGCAATCATCAGGTGCTACCGGCTAATGCAGCAATTGATATCTAGTAACAATGTTGGGAGAGAATCGACAGAGATAAcaatggcgacgacgacgacgacggcgacaactGCTGTGAGCTCAGAGGAGGTTGTGTCCTCTTCTCCCCCAtcaaagaggaggaagatgtgA
- the LOC112939841 gene encoding uncharacterized protein, whose amino-acid sequence MAAAVTVKPLNGAEEYLRWKESMLLVLHTAGVAHVLSDEPPPPTPAAAAAGVKEEDGEAEAAAAAARRRWARDDAVCRGHILAALSDRIFPDYVRHGTARAAWEAVARAYDGAGALSAGVARRAFDDLEFYANAPLLEQIAHAEALNAATRLPLGDEDLAGALCEMLPESVGGPASARSGGGATMRDVWRVARLVETRRVCREDMERHGRCWRCGKPGHHTSNCMG is encoded by the coding sequence atggcggcggcagtcACCGTCAAGCCGCTGAACGGCGCCGAGGAGTACCTCCGGTGGAAGGAGTCGATGCTCCTCGTCCTCCACACCGCCGGCGTCGCCCACGTGCTCTCCGACGAGcccccgccaccgacgccggcggcggcggcggccggagtcaaggaggaagacggcgaggccgaggccgcggccgcggcggcgaggaggaggtgggcgcgCGACGACGCGGTGTGCCGCGGCCACATCCTGGCGGCGCTCTCCGACCGCATCTTCCCGGACTACGTCCGCCACGGCACGGCCAGGGCGGCGTGGGAGGCCGTGGCGCGCGCctacgacggcgcgggcgcgctctCGGCCGGCGTGGCGCGCAGGGCGTTCGACGACCTCGAGTTCTACGCGAACGCGCCGCTGCTGGAGCAGATCGCGCACGCCGAGGCCCTCAACGCCGCCACGAGGCTCCCGCTCGGCGACGAGGACCTGGCCGGGGCGCTGTGCGAGATGCTCCCGGAGAGCGTGGGCGGGCCGGCCTCcgcgcgctccggcggcggcgccaccatgCGCGACGTCTGGCGCGTCGCCCGGCTCGTGGAGACGCGCCGCGTTTGCAGGGAGGACATGGAGCGCCATGGCAGGTGCTGGAGGTGCGGCAAGCCGGGACACCATACCAGCAACTGCATGGGTTGA
- the LOC107278645 gene encoding uncharacterized protein, whose protein sequence is MAAAATNVNVKPLNGAEGYLRWKESMLLRLHTVGVAHVLSDDPPPPPPAGVEEEDGDAAARRRMWARDDAVCRGHILAALSDRIFPDYVRHRTARDAWDAVARTYDNADAASAVAQRMLYDDLALDGAPAPLLERIARAEALNAATRVTLSLSDAELAELLCQTVLPANAAAAIRSGAATMRDVWRVARIMEAQRVRREDEALHGKCRKCGRSRHHGCNCMR, encoded by the coding sequence atggcagcggcggcgacgaacgtCAACGTCAAGCCGCTCAACGGCGCCGAGGGGTACCTCAGGTGGAAGGAGTCGATGCTGCTCCGCCTCCACACCGTCGGCGTCGCCCACGTCCTCTCCGAcgatcccccgccgccgccgccggccggggtcgaggaggaggacggcgatgccgccgcgaggaggaggatgtgGGCGCGCGACGACGCGGTGTGCCGCGGCCACatcctcgccgcgctctccgACCGCATCTTCCCGGACTACGTCCGCCACCGCACGGCCAGGGACGCGTGGGACGCCGTGGCGCGCACCTACGACAACGcggacgccgcctccgccgtcgcgcaGAGGATGCTCTACGACGACCTCGCACTCgacggcgcgccggcgccgctgctggaGCGGATCGCGCGCGCGGAGGCGCTCAACGCCGCCACGAGGGTGACGCTGAGCCTGAgcgacgccgagctcgccgagcTACTGTGCCAGACGGTGCTCCCGGCGaacgcggccgccgccatccgctCGGGCGCGGCCACCATGCGCGACGTGTGGCGCGTCGCCCGGATCATGGAGGCGCAGCGCGTTCGCAGAGAAGACGAGGCGCTCCATGGCAAGTGCAGGAAGTGCGGCAGGTCGAGGCACCATGGCTGCAACTGCATGCGTTGA
- the LOC4345594 gene encoding uncharacterized protein → MMSSPTPAPLLPVAPLDGGGGYLRWKESVLLRLRTLDLAYVLSEHQPEDGRSDSAKKKRARDDELCRGHILATLSDRLLPDYAHHATAAAAWRALARTYDMDGKLPNLPLDRFFAYRFVDGEPVLEQLAHLEAMGVAGKLDDRTMYGLVHQKLPPALVKAIALASPPYPDPPSMDHIWDTARLEERMRLCGEIRRGEHTQDKEDDDDQGGGDYPDEDHRSPKRKRRYDRGPCYNCGEPGHIARDCRG, encoded by the coding sequence ATGATGTCGTCGCCGACTCCAGCGCCGCTGCTCCCCGTGGCCCcgcttgacggcggcggcgggtaccTCCGGTGGAAGGAGTCCGTGCTGCTCCGCCTCCGCACCCTCGACTTGGCCTACGTGCTGTCCGAGCACCAGCCAGAGGACGGGAGGAGTGATTCTGCCAAGAAGAAGCGGGCGCGCGACGACGAGCTCTGCCGCGGCCACATCCTCGCCACGCTCTCCGACCGCCTCCTGCCGGACTACGCgcaccacgccaccgccgcggccgcgtggCGCGCCCTGGCGCGCACCTACGACATGGACGGCAAGTTGCCCAACTTGCCGCTGGACCGCTTCTTCGCATACAGGTTCGTGGACGGCGAGCCCGTCCTGGAGCAGCTCGCGCACCTGGAGGCCATGGGCGTCGCCGGCAAGCTCGATGACCGTACAATGTACGGCCTGGTGCACCAGAAGCTCCCGCCGGCTCTGGTGAAGGCCATCGCTCTCGCGTCGCCGCCGTACCCGGACCCTCCATCCATGGACCACATCTGGGACACGGCTCGACTTGAAGAGAGGATGCGTTTGTGCGGCGAAATTCGCCGTGGCGAGCACACTCAGGacaaggaagacgacgacgaccaagGAGGAGGAGACTACCCAGATGAAGATCACCGGAGCCCGAAACGGAAGAGGCGATACGATCGCGGGCCGTGCTACAACTGCGGCGAGCCGGGGCACATCGCCAGGGATTGCAGAGGATGA
- the LOC4345595 gene encoding mitogen-activated protein kinase kinase kinase NPK1 encodes MRRDDAAGGGGGGFQELFDSVRRSISFRPGGSAAAAAAALDEPASASGGGGFRGRISTCLRKSRGMGLLGMVASKSPSPPRRRLLPPPRSPPPAPTKSLSPQPAVVSQGGGGAGGVGGGEEEEANPPIRWRKGDLLGSGAFGSVFLGMDLDSGELLAVKQVLIGSSNATREKAQGHIRELEDEVKLLKNLSHPNIVRYIGTVREENSLNILLEFVPGGSIQSLLGRLGSFPEAVIRKYTKQILHGLEYLHRNGIIHRDIKGANILVDNKGCIKLADFGASKQVEKLATTAKTMKGTPYWMAPEVIVGSGHDFSADIWSVGCTVIEMATGKTPWNQEIQEVSLLYYVGTTKSHPPIPEHLSPEAKDFLLKCLQKEPELRSTASDLLLHPFVTGGLEDLHQVNHATHKETSELPAYDMPTGDLGLNHSGNPSNLNSYKSSDMRPIWDGHSSDDMCQFAENDVVMVGSSFNPMSEPFDDWESPEQRSSQSREFGGLAKHVENNMSENDFTFPCEGGCEEDDELTESKIKEFLDEKAIDLKKLQTPLYEFYNTVNAGLSQGVGETCQVDNITDLQLPLQGRSPPIQMEGVAAVGPTSDILKSASPKSCTRRFSRSGVENGRILREIASPQLNKFEDKVHDIQDNPSISFSERQKKWKEELDQELEIGRVMRLGSFGKAPSPKSRGMTRKRDRVY; translated from the exons ATGCGGCGGGACGACGCcgctggcggaggcggcggggggtTCCAGGAGCTGTTCGACTCGGTGCGCCGCTCCATCTCCTTCCGCCCCgggggcagcgccgccgccgcggccgccgccctcgacgAGCCCGCCTCGGCTTCCGGCGGTGGGGGGTTCAGGGGGCGGATCAGCACGTGCCTCCGCAAGTCCAGGGGGATGGGGCTGCTCGGGATGGTGGCCTCCAAGAGCCCCtcacccccgcgccgccgcctccttcccccgccgcgttcgccgccgcccgcgccaacGAAGTCTCTCTCGCCACAGCCTGCGGTGGTGTCCCAAGGGGGAGGCGGTGCGGGTGGAgtcggaggaggggaggaggaggaggcgaaccCGCCGATCCGGTGGCGGAAGGGCGATCTCCTCGGGAGCGGCGCGTTCGGGTCGGTGTTCCTCGGCATGGATCTTGAttccggcgagctcctcgccgtAAAGCAG GTTTTGATCGGGAGCAGCAACGCAACGAGGGAGAAGGCCCAG ggGCACATAAGGGAGCTTGAGGACGAAGTGAAGCTACTCAAGAACCTCTCACACCCCAACATTGTT CGATATATTGGAACGGTGCGGGAGGAGAACTCGTTAAATATTCTGCTGGAGTTTGTGCCAGGAGGATCGATCCAGTCACTCCTCGGGAGGCTCGGATCATTCCCTGAGGCT GTCATCAGGAAATACACGAAACAGATTTTGCATGGCCTGGAGTATTTACATCGCAATGGAATCATACACAGGGACATAAAG GGAGCAAATATACTTGTTGATAATAAAGGATGCATTAAGTTAGCAGACTTTGGGGCCTCCAAGCAAGTGGAGAAGTTG GCGACCACTGCCAAGACAATGAAAGGGACACCATATTGGATGGCCCCAGAAGTAATTGTTGGGAGTGGGCATGACTT TTCAGCTGATATCTGGAGTGTCGGATGCACTGTAATTGAAATGGCAACTGGTAAAACTCCATGGAATCAGGAAATTCAAGAG GTTTCTCTTCTGTATTATGTTGGGACAACAAAGTCACACCCACCGATACCAGAGCATCTTTCCCCAGAAGCCAAGGATTTTCTGTTGAAATGCTTACAGAA GGAACCAGAACTGAGATCTACTGCATCAGACTTATTGCTG caCCCATTTGTTACAGGAGGATTGGAAGATCTTCACCAGGTTAATCATGCAACACACAAG GAAACCTCTGAGCTTCCGGCATACGATATGCCAACTGGTGACCT GGGCTTGAATCATTCTGGCAACCCAAGTAACTTGAATTCCTATAAGTCATCAGACATGAGACCAATATGGGATGGGCACAGCAGTGATGACATGTGTCAGTTTGCTGAAAATGACGTGGTAATGGTTGGATCG AGCTTCAACCCTATGTCTGAACCATTTGATGACTGGGAAAGCCCAGAACAAAGATCTAGTCAATCAAGGGAATTTGGAGGATTAGCCAAACATGTTGAAAATAACATGTCTGAAAATGATTTTACTTTCCCATGTGAGGGAGGCTGTGAAGAGGATGATGAACTCACAGAATCAAAAATAAAGGAATTTCTGGATGAAAAG GCCATAGATCTAAAGAAACTACAGACACCTTTGTATGAGTTCTACAACACAGTAAATGCTGGACTTTCTCAAGGAGTTGGTGAAACTTGCCAAGTAGACAACATTACTGATTTGCAATTGCCCCTTCAAGGAAGATCACCTCCAATTCAGATGGAGGGAGTTGCAGCAGTAGGACCAACCAGCGATATTCTGAAGAGTGCCAGTCCAAAGAGCTGCACTAGGCGTTTCTCAAGAAGCGGTGTGGAGAATGGTCGAATTTTAAGAGAAATTGCTTCGCCTCAACTCAATAAGTTTGAGGACAAGGTCCACGATATTCAAGACAATCCCAG cattagCTTTTCTGAAAGACAGAAGAAGTGGAAAGAAGAGTTAGACCAAGAACTTGAGATCGGGAGAG TGATGAGGTTGGGTAGCTTCGGTAAAGCGCCATCACCAAAGAGCCGAGGCATGACCAGGAAACGGGATCGCGTCTACTGA